In Phaeobacter piscinae, one genomic interval encodes:
- a CDS encoding calcium-binding protein: MLMTLLGVGLLAGVIINDSDDSDSAESGANESGNEDNNETVVEGTDGADLLFGTTGSENLLGGAGDDNIDARGGPDTIEGGAGDDTLDGGSADDNIFGGDGEDRMIGGNGDDFMRGNAGDDILNDARGADHLVGGQGDDIILAAGILDEGAYEDMVQGRIPPPASVEEVNTLLNYDYTNDQDSEGDTINAGAGDDAVVFGLNDTVTGGSGSDSFETGAWMTEDEQATITDFTADDDRVIYYYDEDEEEPELDVVTRANDDGGTDAFLVANGEEVVRLINAGTTFNLAEHVALVARSG, encoded by the coding sequence ATGCTCATGACATTGCTTGGGGTTGGCCTGCTGGCTGGCGTGATCATCAATGACTCCGATGATTCCGATAGCGCCGAGTCTGGCGCCAACGAAAGCGGTAACGAAGACAACAATGAAACCGTTGTCGAAGGCACTGACGGCGCGGATCTGCTGTTTGGCACAACCGGCAGCGAAAACCTGCTTGGCGGCGCTGGGGACGACAATATCGACGCCCGTGGTGGTCCTGACACCATCGAAGGTGGCGCCGGCGATGATACGCTGGATGGCGGCTCGGCGGATGACAATATCTTCGGTGGAGACGGCGAGGACAGGATGATCGGCGGCAACGGTGATGACTTTATGCGCGGCAATGCGGGGGATGACATCCTTAATGATGCGCGCGGCGCGGATCATCTGGTTGGCGGTCAGGGCGATGACATTATACTCGCGGCTGGAATTCTGGACGAAGGTGCCTACGAGGATATGGTCCAGGGCCGCATCCCGCCCCCCGCAAGTGTTGAAGAGGTAAACACTCTGCTGAACTATGACTACACCAACGATCAGGATAGCGAAGGCGACACCATCAATGCAGGGGCAGGCGATGACGCGGTGGTCTTTGGCCTCAACGACACGGTGACCGGTGGCAGCGGCAGCGACAGCTTTGAAACCGGTGCATGGATGACCGAAGACGAGCAGGCCACCATCACCGATTTCACCGCCGATGATGACCGCGTGATTTACTACTACGATGAAGACGAGGAAGAGCCGGAGCTGGACGTGGTCACCCGCGCCAATGACGATGGCGGCACCGATGCCTTCCTGGTGGCCAATGGCGAAGAAGTGGTGCGTCTGATCAATGCCGGTACCACCTTCAACCTGGCCGAGCATGTTGCGCTGGTCGCCCGCAGCGGCTGA
- the argC gene encoding N-acetyl-gamma-glutamyl-phosphate reductase — MTHKVAILGASGYTGAELVRLIAQHPTIEIAALSAERKAGMTMAEVFPHLRHLELPRLCKIGEIDFSGIDLCFCALPHKTSQEVIAALPQDLKIVDLSADFRLRDPAEYEKWYGNPHAALAQQEEAVYGLTEFHREEIKSARLVAGTGCNAATGQFALRPLIAAGVIDLDDIILDLKCAVSGAGRSLKENLLHAELSEGYHGYAVGGTHRHLGEFDQEFSKIAGRPVKVQFTPHLVPANRGILATVYVKGDAQAIHDTFAKAYADEPFIELLPIGEAPSTRHIRGSNFCHIGVAADRIEGRTIVIAALDNLTKGSSGQALQNANLMLGEEETTGLMMAPLFP, encoded by the coding sequence ATGACCCATAAAGTAGCTATTCTTGGCGCCTCCGGTTACACCGGCGCTGAACTGGTGCGGCTGATTGCCCAGCACCCTACGATTGAGATTGCGGCTCTCTCTGCGGAGCGTAAGGCCGGAATGACCATGGCCGAGGTGTTCCCGCACCTGCGCCATCTGGAGCTGCCCCGGCTTTGCAAGATCGGTGAAATCGACTTTTCTGGCATCGACCTGTGTTTCTGCGCCCTGCCGCATAAGACCAGCCAGGAGGTGATCGCCGCCCTACCGCAGGATCTGAAGATCGTCGACCTGTCCGCGGACTTCCGGCTGCGCGACCCTGCGGAATACGAGAAATGGTACGGCAACCCCCACGCCGCGCTGGCGCAACAGGAAGAGGCGGTTTACGGCCTGACCGAGTTTCACCGGGAAGAGATCAAATCCGCGCGTCTGGTGGCAGGCACCGGTTGTAATGCCGCCACGGGCCAGTTTGCCCTGCGGCCGCTGATCGCGGCCGGGGTGATTGACTTGGATGACATCATTCTGGATCTGAAATGCGCGGTCTCAGGCGCCGGTCGCAGTCTGAAGGAAAACCTTCTGCATGCGGAGCTGAGCGAAGGCTACCACGGTTATGCGGTTGGCGGCACCCATCGGCACTTGGGTGAATTTGATCAGGAGTTCAGCAAGATCGCAGGCCGCCCGGTCAAGGTGCAGTTTACCCCGCATCTGGTGCCCGCCAATCGCGGCATTCTGGCGACCGTCTATGTCAAAGGGGACGCGCAGGCGATCCATGACACCTTTGCCAAGGCTTATGCGGATGAGCCGTTTATTGAGCTGCTGCCCATCGGAGAAGCGCCCTCGACCCGGCATATCCGTGGCTCCAACTTCTGCCACATCGGGGTAGCGGCGGACCGGATTGAAGGCCGCACGATTGTCATCGCGGCGCTGGATAACCTGACAAAAGGTAGCAGCGGTCAGGCCTTGCAGAATGCCAACCTGATGTTAGGTGAGGAGGAGACAACCGGGCTGATGATGGCGCCGCTGTTCCCCTAA
- a CDS encoding holin-associated N-acetylmuramidase: protein MQDIKAIAQEIVAREGGYVDDPDDPGGATKHGVTLGTLQRLGMDLTRDGRIDKADVAAVSQVQAVDLYIRHYFNKPRIAALPEMLHPSVFDMYVNAGANAVRILQRLLVQMGYELAVDGRIGPKTAGAARAAAKIGRVALRDAYGVARRNYYFRIADRRPASRKYARTRKGGKGGWILRAESFISPQYHLSEAEFQARVAAWG, encoded by the coding sequence ATGCAAGACATCAAGGCCATCGCTCAGGAAATCGTTGCCCGCGAAGGCGGTTATGTTGACGACCCGGATGATCCGGGTGGGGCTACCAAACATGGCGTGACATTGGGTACGCTACAGCGTCTTGGCATGGATTTGACTCGCGATGGCCGTATCGACAAGGCTGATGTGGCCGCCGTCAGCCAGGTGCAGGCGGTGGACCTTTATATCCGGCACTATTTCAACAAACCGCGCATCGCAGCCCTGCCGGAGATGCTGCATCCTTCGGTCTTTGACATGTATGTCAACGCCGGGGCCAATGCGGTGCGGATCCTGCAACGACTGCTGGTGCAGATGGGATATGAGCTGGCAGTGGATGGGCGGATTGGTCCCAAAACCGCCGGGGCCGCCCGGGCTGCGGCCAAGATTGGCCGGGTGGCGCTGCGTGATGCCTATGGCGTGGCCCGGCGCAACTATTACTTCCGCATCGCCGATCGCCGCCCTGCCAGCCGCAAATACGCCCGCACCCGCAAGGGCGGCAAAGGGGGCTGGATCCTGCGGGCCGAAAGCTTCATCTCGCCGCAATACCATCTGAGCGAGGCGGAATTTCAGGCGCGGGTGGCGGCATGGGGCTGA
- a CDS encoding glutamate racemase — translation MAVGIFDSGLGGLTVLNAVQERLPDVDFLYYADSAHAPYGVRDAEDIYQLTKAAVEDMWSKGCNLVVLACNTASAAALRRMQEAGVPEGKRVLGVFVPLIEALTERQWGDNSPPREVETKHVALFATPATVASRAFQRELAFRAIGVDVEAQACGGVVDAIEDGDMILAEALVRSHVDALKRKMPEPQAAILGCTHYPLMEEIFQAALGRDVQVFSQGRLVADSLADYLDRHPQMVGQGQGGFYTTGMPARVSDRATQFLRREMIFQAA, via the coding sequence ATGGCTGTAGGTATCTTTGATTCCGGCCTTGGCGGGCTGACCGTGCTGAATGCCGTGCAGGAGCGGCTCCCGGATGTGGACTTCCTCTACTATGCGGATAGCGCGCATGCGCCTTATGGTGTGCGCGATGCCGAAGATATTTATCAGCTGACCAAAGCGGCGGTTGAGGATATGTGGTCCAAGGGCTGCAATCTTGTGGTCCTGGCCTGCAACACCGCGTCGGCGGCAGCGCTGCGGCGGATGCAGGAAGCCGGTGTCCCCGAAGGCAAGCGGGTGCTGGGCGTCTTTGTGCCGCTCATTGAGGCGCTGACAGAACGGCAATGGGGCGACAACTCCCCGCCGCGCGAGGTGGAAACCAAACATGTCGCGCTTTTTGCGACCCCGGCGACCGTTGCCAGCCGGGCGTTCCAGCGTGAGCTGGCGTTTCGCGCCATTGGCGTCGATGTGGAGGCGCAGGCCTGTGGCGGTGTGGTGGATGCTATCGAAGATGGTGACATGATCCTCGCCGAAGCCTTGGTGCGCAGCCATGTGGATGCGCTGAAACGCAAAATGCCAGAGCCGCAGGCCGCGATCCTTGGCTGCACCCATTACCCGCTGATGGAAGAGATCTTTCAGGCCGCACTGGGCAGGGATGTGCAGGTGTTCAGTCAGGGCAGATTGGTCGCCGACAGTCTGGCGGATTACCTTGACCGTCACCCCCAGATGGTGGGTCAGGGGCAGGGTGGGTTTTACACCACCGGTATGCCTGCCCGCGTCAGTGACCGCGCGACGCAGTTCTTGCGACGAGAGATGATCTTTCAGGCCGCTTAA
- a CDS encoding heme lyase CcmF/NrfE family subunit produces MITELGHFALILAFVIAIVQMVVPLVGAHFRWPGWMSVAEPAAQAQFFFTGFAFLALMWAFVTSDFSLRLVALNSHSAKPMLYKISGTWGNHEGSMLLWVLIVSLFGAVASVYGNGLPPTLKARVLAVQAAIGVAFFAFILFTSNPFLRLAVPPFDGQGLNPLLQDPGLAFHPPFLYLGYVGLSMAFSFAVAALIEGRVDAAWGRWVRPWTLAAWIFLTIGIALGSWWAYYELGWGGFWFWDPVENASFMPWLLAAALLHSAIVVEKREALKSWTILLAILAFGFSLIGTFIVRSGLLTSVHAFASDPERGVFILYILAFFTGGALLLFALRAQAMQAKGVFGLVSRETALVANNILLAVSCFVVFFGTLWPVVAEMAFDRKLSVGPPFFNAAFTPFMVVLGAILPVGAMLPWKRGLLGRTAWRLRFVFALAVALGVLAWAMQTGRSGLGPIGLFIGVWVVVGAFADLWLRGSATGRWQRLLRLPRADWGKALAHAGLGVTIFAIAGLTAWQDEDIRIAELNRPFNVGAYTLELQNVRRVQGPNYLSTMADIEVTRAGRFVALLNPEKRDYPVSRMPTTEAAIDYRFLRDLYVVIGDQQANGGWTVRTYIKPLANWIWGGCLLMSLGGLLSLTDRRFRVAAGARRRPREGVPAE; encoded by the coding sequence ATGATTACAGAACTCGGTCACTTCGCCCTTATCCTCGCTTTTGTGATTGCCATCGTACAGATGGTGGTGCCGCTGGTTGGCGCTCATTTCCGATGGCCCGGCTGGATGTCGGTTGCGGAACCTGCGGCACAGGCGCAGTTCTTCTTCACAGGCTTTGCCTTTTTGGCGCTGATGTGGGCGTTCGTTACCTCCGACTTCTCGCTGCGGCTGGTTGCGCTCAACAGTCATTCCGCCAAGCCGATGCTCTATAAAATCTCTGGCACCTGGGGCAACCATGAAGGCTCAATGCTCTTGTGGGTGCTGATTGTCAGCCTGTTCGGGGCGGTGGCCTCGGTATATGGAAACGGCCTGCCGCCAACGCTGAAGGCGCGGGTGCTGGCGGTTCAGGCGGCGATTGGTGTCGCGTTCTTTGCCTTCATTCTGTTTACCTCCAACCCGTTTCTGCGCCTTGCAGTGCCGCCGTTTGACGGGCAGGGGCTGAACCCGTTGTTGCAGGATCCGGGCCTCGCCTTTCATCCGCCGTTCCTCTACCTCGGCTATGTCGGGTTGAGCATGGCGTTTTCCTTTGCGGTGGCGGCCCTGATTGAAGGCCGTGTCGATGCGGCCTGGGGGCGCTGGGTGCGGCCTTGGACGTTGGCGGCCTGGATCTTCCTCACCATCGGCATCGCGCTGGGGTCCTGGTGGGCCTACTACGAGTTGGGCTGGGGCGGGTTCTGGTTCTGGGATCCGGTTGAGAACGCGTCCTTCATGCCCTGGTTGCTGGCGGCGGCGCTGCTGCATTCCGCCATTGTGGTTGAGAAACGCGAGGCGTTGAAAAGCTGGACCATCCTGCTGGCGATCCTGGCCTTTGGCTTCTCCCTGATCGGCACCTTTATCGTGCGCTCGGGACTGCTGACCTCGGTCCATGCCTTTGCCAGTGATCCGGAACGGGGCGTGTTTATCCTGTATATTCTGGCGTTTTTCACCGGTGGCGCGCTGCTGCTGTTTGCGCTGCGCGCACAGGCGATGCAGGCCAAAGGCGTCTTTGGTCTGGTGAGCCGCGAAACCGCACTGGTGGCCAATAATATCCTTCTGGCGGTGAGCTGCTTTGTCGTTTTCTTCGGCACGCTCTGGCCGGTGGTGGCGGAGATGGCCTTTGACCGCAAGCTGAGCGTCGGTCCGCCGTTCTTCAATGCGGCCTTCACCCCCTTCATGGTGGTGCTGGGTGCGATCCTGCCGGTGGGCGCGATGCTGCCGTGGAAACGCGGTCTTTTGGGGCGCACGGCCTGGCGCCTGCGCTTTGTCTTTGCGCTGGCTGTCGCACTTGGCGTGCTGGCCTGGGCGATGCAGACCGGTCGCTCCGGGCTGGGGCCGATTGGGCTGTTTATCGGTGTCTGGGTGGTTGTTGGCGCTTTTGCGGATCTTTGGCTGCGGGGCAGTGCGACCGGGCGTTGGCAGCGTCTGTTGCGCCTGCCGCGCGCCGACTGGGGCAAGGCGCTGGCCCATGCGGGTCTGGGCGTCACGATCTTTGCCATTGCCGGGCTGACCGCCTGGCAGGATGAGGATATTCGGATTGCCGAGCTGAACCGGCCCTTCAACGTCGGGGCCTATACGCTGGAGTTGCAGAATGTGCGCCGTGTTCAAGGGCCCAACTACCTCAGCACGATGGCAGATATCGAAGTGACCCGTGCTGGTCGGTTTGTGGCGCTGCTGAACCCGGAAAAGCGGGACTACCCGGTCTCGCGCATGCCCACCACCGAAGCCGCAATCGACTACCGGTTCCTGCGCGATCTTTATGTGGTGATCGGCGACCAGCAGGCCAATGGCGGCTGGACGGTGCGGACCTATATCAAACCATTGGCCAATTGGATCTGGGGCGGCTGCCTTCTCATGTCGCTTGGTGGGCTGCTGAGCCTGACAGATCGGCGGTTCCGCGTTGCGGCCGGCGCGCGCCGTCGCCCGCGTGAAGGAGTGCCAGCGGAATGA
- the ccmE gene encoding cytochrome c maturation protein CcmE: MKSLKKQRRIQIIALTTVALVVATALIGYAMRDGINFFRSPSQVIAEPPEASEVFRIGGLVEEGSIIRGQGETLSFVVTDGGASVPVTYTGVLPDLFSENQGMVGTGRYINGTFEASEILAKHDETYMPKEVMDALKEQGVYQEPET; encoded by the coding sequence ATGAAGTCACTGAAAAAACAGCGCCGCATCCAGATCATCGCGCTGACCACCGTGGCACTTGTGGTCGCCACGGCGCTTATTGGCTATGCCATGCGGGACGGGATCAACTTCTTCCGCTCCCCCAGCCAGGTGATTGCTGAGCCGCCTGAGGCCAGCGAGGTGTTTCGCATCGGTGGTCTGGTGGAAGAAGGCAGCATCATACGCGGTCAGGGCGAGACACTGAGCTTTGTGGTGACAGACGGCGGCGCCTCTGTGCCGGTGACCTATACGGGCGTTCTGCCCGATCTCTTCTCCGAAAACCAAGGTATGGTCGGCACCGGTCGCTACATCAACGGCACCTTTGAAGCGTCTGAAATTCTTGCCAAACATGATGAAACCTACATGCCGAAAGAGGTGATGGACGCGCTGAAAGAGCAGGGCGTCTATCAGGAGCCGGAAACCTAA
- a CDS encoding holin family protein: MGLIADVLRGLFGRERNVVAETLEVFRENAEAGAVRDHTGRADALAQFAAEFARSQAGHGPVSRFDRWMDGVNRLPRPLLALSTLALLGSAMVDPLWFAARMQGLALVPEPLWWLLGVIVSFYFGARQQLKSQGFQREIAASLAQAPAVAANVSRINELRATEPAAPAMSDPSERDDHHGVNESKETENPALTKWIELSKAAK, encoded by the coding sequence ATGGGGCTGATTGCGGATGTGCTGCGGGGCCTGTTCGGGCGGGAGCGCAATGTGGTTGCCGAAACGCTGGAGGTGTTTCGCGAAAACGCAGAAGCTGGCGCGGTAAGGGATCACACCGGCCGGGCCGATGCGCTGGCGCAATTCGCAGCGGAATTCGCCCGCAGTCAGGCCGGGCACGGCCCCGTTAGTCGGTTTGATCGCTGGATGGATGGCGTGAACCGCCTGCCACGGCCCTTGCTGGCGTTGTCGACGCTGGCGCTGCTTGGCTCAGCCATGGTGGACCCGCTGTGGTTCGCCGCCCGCATGCAGGGGCTGGCACTGGTGCCAGAACCGCTCTGGTGGCTGCTTGGGGTCATTGTCTCGTTTTATTTCGGCGCGCGTCAGCAGCTGAAAAGCCAAGGCTTCCAGCGTGAGATTGCCGCCAGCCTGGCACAGGCCCCCGCGGTGGCGGCAAATGTGTCCCGGATCAATGAATTGCGGGCGACCGAGCCTGCGGCCCCCGCGATGTCTGATCCCTCCGAAAGGGACGATCACCACGGTGTAAATGAAAGTAAAGAAACGGAAAATCCAGCGTTGACTAAATGGATAGAGCTATCCAAGGCAGCCAAATGA
- the gltA gene encoding citrate synthase: protein MTDTKKTAQLSLNGETYELPIFSPTTGPDVLDIRKLYGQAGVFTYDPGFTSTASCDSTITYIDGGKGELLHRGYPIDQLASKSHHLEVCYLLLYGELPTAAQLEDFETRVTRHTMVHEQMHNFFRGFRRDAHPMATLVGVVGAMSAFYHDSTDINDPWQREVAAIRLIAKLPTIAAMAYKYSIGQPFVYPRNDLDYAANFLHMCFSVPAEEYHVDPILARAMDRIFILHADHEQNASTSTVRLASSSGANPFACIAAGIACLWGPAHGGANQACLEMLKEIGSVDRIPEFIERAKDKNDPFRLMGFGHRVYKNTDPRAKVLKQSADEVLELLGVENNPLLQVAKELERTALNDEYFIEKKLFPNVDFYSGIILEAMGFPTSMFTPIFALSRTVGWISQWKEMIADPQNKIGRPRQLYLGETARDYIDIESR from the coding sequence ATGACCGATACAAAAAAAACCGCCCAGCTCAGCCTGAATGGCGAAACTTACGAGCTTCCCATTTTCTCGCCGACGACCGGGCCCGATGTTCTGGATATCCGCAAGCTCTATGGCCAGGCCGGTGTGTTTACCTATGATCCCGGCTTTACCTCCACTGCGAGCTGCGACAGCACCATCACCTATATCGACGGTGGCAAGGGCGAACTGCTGCACCGTGGTTACCCGATTGACCAGCTGGCATCCAAATCGCACCACCTCGAAGTCTGCTATCTGCTGCTTTATGGTGAACTGCCGACCGCGGCTCAGCTGGAAGATTTCGAGACCCGTGTGACCCGTCACACCATGGTGCACGAGCAGATGCACAACTTCTTCCGCGGCTTCCGCCGGGACGCGCACCCGATGGCGACCCTTGTGGGTGTGGTCGGTGCCATGTCGGCCTTCTACCACGACTCCACCGACATCAATGATCCCTGGCAGCGCGAAGTGGCTGCGATCCGTTTGATCGCAAAACTGCCCACCATTGCTGCCATGGCTTACAAATATTCCATCGGCCAGCCCTTTGTGTATCCGCGCAACGATCTGGATTACGCGGCGAACTTCCTGCACATGTGTTTCTCCGTTCCGGCAGAAGAATACCATGTCGACCCGATCCTTGCCCGTGCGATGGACCGGATCTTCATCCTGCATGCAGACCACGAACAGAACGCCTCAACCTCCACCGTGCGTCTGGCGTCCTCATCCGGTGCCAACCCGTTCGCCTGTATTGCGGCGGGCATCGCTTGTCTCTGGGGGCCGGCTCATGGTGGTGCCAACCAGGCTTGTCTGGAGATGCTCAAGGAAATCGGTTCCGTCGACCGCATCCCTGAGTTCATTGAACGCGCCAAGGACAAGAACGATCCGTTCCGTCTGATGGGCTTTGGCCACCGGGTCTACAAGAACACCGATCCGCGCGCCAAGGTGCTGAAGCAATCCGCCGACGAGGTGCTGGAACTTTTGGGTGTTGAAAACAACCCGCTCCTGCAGGTCGCCAAGGAACTGGAGCGGACCGCGCTCAACGATGAATATTTCATCGAGAAGAAACTGTTCCCGAACGTGGATTTCTATTCCGGCATCATCCTTGAGGCCATGGGTTTCCCGACCTCGATGTTCACACCGATCTTCGCGCTGTCGCGCACCGTCGGCTGGATTTCGCAGTGGAAAGAAATGATCGCGGATCCACAGAACAAAATCGGTCGCCCGCGTCAGCTCTACCTCGGCGAAACCGCCCGCGACTACATCGATATCGAAAGCCGCTAA
- a CDS encoding enoyl-CoA hydratase-related protein has product MDYQEILFSLEDGLAVVTLNRPAKMNALTGLTRAEITHAMQRAGKEARAVVLTGSGVSFCSGQDLSDAASQGKLDLERTLRDEYTPMLEAIYNCPVPTIAAVNGPAAGAGANLALAADVVIATESAYFMQAFARIGLMPDAGGTWFMPRQMGMAKAMGAALFADKITAKQASDWGMIWEAIPDAEFDAHWRARAAYLASGPTRAFGAIKTAIRDGYGNSLPEQLSEEAHLQGQCGKTRDFMEGVTAFMEKRPAKFEGR; this is encoded by the coding sequence ATGGATTACCAGGAAATTCTGTTCTCGCTGGAAGACGGCTTGGCCGTTGTGACGCTGAACCGCCCCGCCAAGATGAACGCCTTGACCGGTCTGACGCGGGCGGAAATCACCCATGCGATGCAGCGTGCCGGAAAAGAGGCCCGTGCCGTAGTGCTGACCGGCTCCGGCGTGTCGTTCTGTTCGGGTCAGGATCTGTCCGATGCGGCAAGCCAGGGCAAGCTGGATCTGGAGCGCACCCTGCGCGATGAATACACCCCGATGCTGGAGGCAATCTACAACTGCCCGGTGCCGACCATCGCTGCGGTCAATGGCCCGGCGGCGGGCGCGGGCGCCAATCTGGCGCTGGCCGCAGATGTGGTGATCGCAACGGAGAGCGCCTATTTCATGCAGGCCTTTGCCCGCATTGGCCTGATGCCCGATGCCGGTGGCACCTGGTTCATGCCGCGCCAGATGGGAATGGCAAAGGCGATGGGGGCTGCGCTGTTTGCCGATAAGATCACTGCCAAACAGGCGAGCGACTGGGGCATGATCTGGGAGGCCATTCCGGATGCCGAATTCGACGCCCATTGGCGCGCCCGTGCGGCCTATCTGGCCTCTGGTCCGACCCGTGCCTTTGGCGCGATCAAGACGGCAATCCGCGATGGCTATGGCAACAGCCTGCCGGAGCAACTGTCCGAAGAGGCGCATCTGCAAGGTCAATGTGGCAAGACCCGCGATTTCATGGAAGGGGTTACCGCCTTCATGGAAAAACGCCCGGCGAAATTCGAAGGTCGCTGA
- a CDS encoding cytochrome c-type biogenesis protein, with the protein MRHVFLARLLLSLTLLAPMVVTSTPALAVEPDEILEDPVLEGRARELSKDLRCLVCRNENIDESNADLARDLRLLVRERLVAGDSNDEAMDFIVERYGEYVLLSPRASGANWLLYAAGPLMLVLALILAGGYIRTRSRTPSAEDPGAEGLSAQERAQLDRILKD; encoded by the coding sequence ATGAGACATGTGTTTCTTGCCCGGCTGTTGCTGTCGTTGACGCTGCTGGCCCCGATGGTGGTGACCAGCACCCCGGCGCTGGCGGTTGAACCCGACGAAATTCTGGAAGATCCGGTGCTGGAAGGCCGCGCGCGTGAGCTGTCCAAGGACCTGCGCTGTCTGGTGTGTCGCAACGAGAATATCGACGAAAGCAACGCCGATCTGGCCCGTGATCTGCGCCTTCTGGTGCGCGAACGCCTGGTTGCAGGCGACAGCAATGATGAGGCGATGGATTTCATCGTGGAGCGTTACGGCGAATATGTTCTGCTCAGCCCCCGGGCAAGTGGCGCAAACTGGCTGCTCTATGCGGCTGGTCCCCTGATGCTGGTGCTGGCGCTGATACTGGCCGGGGGTTATATCCGCACCCGCAGCCGCACCCCAAGCGCGGAGGATCCCGGCGCAGAGGGGCTCAGCGCGCAGGAGCGGGCACAACTGGATCGTATTCTGAAAGACTGA
- the gltX gene encoding glutamate--tRNA ligase, producing MSKPVVTRFAPSPTGYLHIGGARTALFNWLYARGRGGKFLLRIEDTDRERSNPEATAAILQGMAWLGLDHDGEVVSQFEGAERHAAVARELLKAGKAYKCFATQEEIAAFRDQAKAEGKSTLYRSPWRDAAEADHPNAPYVIRIKAPQDGTTVIRDEVQGDVTIKNDQLDDMILLRSDGTPVYMLAVVVDDHDMGVTHVIRGDDHLNNAARQMMIYEAMGWDVPVWAHIPLIHGPDGKKLSKRHGALGAQEYQAMGYPAAGMRNYLARLGWSHGDDEFFTDAQARDWFDLDGIGKSPARFDTKKLENLCGQHIAISDDAALRNELQAYLAAADKPQLNDVQSNDLERAMYCLKDRAKTFPELLEKAHFILTSRPIEPDQKAAKALASVSDGILSELTPQLQNASWSRDDLEALLNAFAEAQDTKFGKLAGPLRAALAGRAVTPSVFDMMLILGRDETLARLSDVAG from the coding sequence ATGTCCAAACCGGTCGTCACCCGTTTCGCCCCCTCGCCCACAGGCTATCTGCATATCGGCGGCGCCCGCACCGCGCTGTTCAACTGGCTTTATGCCCGTGGCCGCGGCGGCAAGTTCCTGTTGCGGATCGAAGACACCGACCGCGAGCGCTCCAATCCGGAGGCGACGGCCGCAATCCTGCAGGGCATGGCCTGGCTCGGCCTTGATCATGATGGTGAGGTGGTCAGCCAATTCGAAGGGGCCGAACGTCACGCCGCTGTCGCCCGTGAGCTGCTTAAGGCGGGCAAGGCTTATAAGTGTTTTGCAACTCAAGAAGAAATCGCAGCCTTCCGTGATCAGGCGAAGGCCGAGGGAAAATCGACCCTCTACCGTTCGCCTTGGCGCGATGCGGCAGAGGCCGATCATCCGAACGCGCCTTACGTGATCCGCATCAAGGCTCCGCAGGACGGCACCACAGTGATCCGCGATGAGGTTCAGGGCGATGTTACGATCAAGAATGACCAGCTCGATGATATGATCCTGCTGCGTTCAGACGGGACCCCTGTTTATATGCTGGCCGTTGTGGTGGACGATCACGATATGGGCGTGACCCATGTGATCCGAGGCGATGACCACCTCAATAACGCCGCGCGTCAGATGATGATCTACGAGGCGATGGGCTGGGATGTGCCGGTTTGGGCGCATATCCCGCTGATCCACGGCCCCGATGGCAAAAAACTCTCCAAACGCCATGGTGCCTTGGGCGCGCAGGAATATCAGGCGATGGGCTATCCGGCTGCGGGCATGCGCAACTACCTGGCCCGTCTGGGCTGGAGCCATGGCGATGATGAGTTCTTTACCGATGCGCAGGCGCGCGATTGGTTCGACCTTGACGGCATCGGCAAAAGCCCGGCGCGGTTTGATACCAAGAAGCTGGAAAACCTTTGCGGTCAGCATATCGCCATCAGCGATGATGCTGCACTGCGGAATGAGCTTCAGGCCTATCTGGCGGCAGCTGACAAGCCACAGTTAAATGACGTTCAGTCAAACGATCTTGAACGTGCGATGTATTGCCTCAAGGATCGCGCCAAGACATTCCCAGAGCTGCTTGAAAAAGCTCATTTTATTCTGACCTCGCGGCCGATTGAACCCGATCAGAAGGCCGCTAAGGCCCTCGCATCTGTATCCGACGGTATACTGAGTGAATTGACGCCGCAGCTGCAAAATGCTAGCTGGTCCCGAGACGATCTGGAGGCGCTTCTGAACGCATTTGCAGAAGCACAGGATACCAAGTTCGGCAAACTGGCGGGTCCCTTGCGGGCCGCGCTGGCTGGTCGTGCGGTAACCCCTTCAGTTTTCGACATGATGCTGATTCTGGGCCGGGACGAAACACTGGCCCGACTCTCCGACGTTGCTGGCTGA